The Proteus terrae subsp. cibarius genome contains the following window.
GCAATTATGACGGCAGATTGTTTGCCTGTCCTTTTTACAACTGTTGATGGAACAGAAGTTGGCGCAGCTCATGGTGGGTGGCGAGGGCTTTGCCACGGTGTATTACAAAATACACTTGCGCATTTTAAAGCACCTAAAGATCAAATTATGGCATGGTTAGGTCCTGCAATTGGGCCAACCGCTTTTGAGGTCGGTGCAGAAGTTCGGTTGGCATTTATCGAAAAAAATATTGCCTTTGAGCCTGCTTTTATTCCCCACAACGGTAAATACTTAGCTAATATTTATATGTTAGCGAGAATAATCTTACAGGAAAGTGGGGTAACTCAGATTTATGGTGGTGATTTTTGTACTGTCACTGATCCATCGCGCTTTTTCTCTTATAGACGAGAGCATATAACAGGACGAATGGCATCATTAATCTGGATTAAATAAACTTCTTCTCAACGATTTTTCTCACTTATCTCAAATATTGATAAATATTTTTGCTCAAAATTTTTATTTTGAGCTTGAATATTGTCAAAATGACCTCATCTATTCTCCAGTTACGAATTTTACTTTAAATTTTACTTGGAGGTGTTATGCGTCTGGATAAATTAACCAATAAATTCCAGCAAGCTCTCGCAGACGCCCAGTCATTGGCACTTGGGAACGATAATCAATTTATAGAACCCATACATTTACTGAGTGCGTTATTTAATCAACAAGGTGGCTCAATTCGCCCTCTATTAACATCTGTAGGTGTTAATGCATCGCAATTTAACGAGCGAATTAATGATGCTTTGTCTCGATTACCTAAAGTCGAAGGTGCTGGTGGAGAGGTTCATCCCTCAAATGATTTAATTAAGCATCTTAATTTGTGCGATAAATTGGCACAGAAAAAAGGTGATGAATTTATTTCATCAGAGCTCTTTCTTTTAGCTGCTATGGAAACCGGTGGTCAAGTTGCTGACATGCTAAAAGCAGCCGGAGCGAATAAAGCAAGTCTTGAGATAGCGATTGAAAAAATACGTGGTGGAGAAACAGTGAACGATCAAAATGCAGAAGACCAACGTCAGGCATTGAAAAAATATACTGTGGATTTAACGGAAAGAGCAGAACAAGGCAAACTCGATCCTGTCATTGGTCGTGATGAAGAAATAAGAAGAACTATTCAAGTTCTACAACGCCGTACTAAAAATAACCCTGTACTTATTGGTGAACCGGGGGTAGGTAAAACGGCAATAGTTGAAGGTTTAGCGCAACGTATTGTTAATGGCGAAGTCCCTGAAGGTTTAAAAAATAAACGTGTACTTTCTTTAGATATGGGGTCGTTATTAGCGGGTGCTAAATATCGTGGTGAATTTGAAGAGCGTTTAAAAGCCGTTTTAAATGATTTATCTAAACAGGAAGGTAGCGTTATTCTGTTTATTGATGAATTACACACAATGGTTGGCGCAGGTAAAGCCGACGGCGCTATGGATGCGGGAAATATGTTAAAGCCTGCATTAGCTCGTGGTGAGTTGCATTGTGTGGGGGCAACAACACTAGATGAATATCGTCAATACATTGAAAAAGATGCGGCATTAGAACGTCGTTTCCAAAAAGTGTATGTGGCAGAGCCAACAGTAG
Protein-coding sequences here:
- the yfiH gene encoding purine nucleoside phosphorylase YfiH, whose product is MTSLIFPDWPQPENIGSCSTLREGGISLPPYNSLNLGTHVGDKLSDVEENRRRICQQAQLPEMPLWLEQVHGTHVVTLNTEKNNEVQGDALYTSTEKKVCAIMTADCLPVLFTTVDGTEVGAAHGGWRGLCHGVLQNTLAHFKAPKDQIMAWLGPAIGPTAFEVGAEVRLAFIEKNIAFEPAFIPHNGKYLANIYMLARIILQESGVTQIYGGDFCTVTDPSRFFSYRREHITGRMASLIWIK